One genomic region from Sulfurimonas sp. encodes:
- a CDS encoding RecB-like helicase has translation MSNFKNNLAYEASAGSGKTFMLVVRYLSLLFKGASASKILALTFTNKAAFEMSERIVLTLEELASRGELDVISEVTGYSREHLLERRKSVLDEFLNANTKIMTIDKFFSQILRKFSLYASLMPDFTTMNSQHELKLLSRFLSEIRDAKKKDILITLSLQSKKRLGDIFSLLDEFYIKQEELSHLKFKKEEYQHYEAIALDALEGLQNIVNNCSEASASLKKAVLAEGFEELKEKTWVAKPTLEYRVFKKCFSPEMDIYLKTIQEAVKNHTQAKEQNFFYALNELVSIYTKAKKSLYCEDSELSFNDVTVLVHHILNHAIDSEFLYFRLDAKIEHILLDEFQDTSILQYEILKPLIGEIVSGNGASEDGSFFFVGDVKQSIYRFRGGVSSLFGEVVKECRTEVEPLLVNYRSQKEVINFVNETFKDKIKNYAPQSVQADADAGYVEVLCSEEILQESLKQVKNLISLGADINEIAILCATNGDGESIKQLLQDEKIEVVTETTTKLINQKSVKAVLEYFKYLYFQKDIYRHNFFVLIDEEIQELKKLDFSKNKLLDIAKKIIQEYRLFSDDFHLIRFLDVLGKYEDIEALLFEYERLDASGAASDLNGVKVLTIHKSKGLEYEHVIVMDRLKKVPPARNSIIYEYDGIKLQNVYLRSKGRDAIDTSYALVLEKEKTLVKEDSLNALYVAFTRAKRNLFLISKMKNSIFDILEFSSFSSGKLSLSSVSDSVDAKTVQRVASMEYKELYYGTQSDILKLQDNSEEDLKAINFGLALHYMLEMLGDFTQKSIADASHMMINKYGFSLDANEINDIQNRVSNLLASSEFLFLVSGECYKEKAIRYKNNLRYIDLLVKSKDGSWNIVDYKSSMNFKEHHLKQVRYYVRAVKEITGDEVEGYICYLIANEVKIIKV, from the coding sequence ATGAGTAACTTTAAAAACAACCTAGCCTACGAAGCGAGTGCTGGAAGTGGTAAGACCTTTATGCTTGTGGTGCGTTATCTTAGTTTGCTGTTTAAAGGTGCTTCGGCATCTAAGATATTGGCTCTTACTTTTACAAATAAAGCGGCTTTTGAGATGAGTGAGAGAATTGTTTTGACTTTAGAAGAGTTGGCGAGTCGTGGTGAGTTGGATGTTATCTCTGAGGTTACGGGATATTCAAGAGAGCATCTGTTGGAGCGTCGTAAAAGTGTTTTAGATGAGTTTTTAAATGCAAATACTAAAATTATGACAATAGATAAATTTTTCTCTCAGATTTTACGAAAGTTTTCACTCTATGCTTCTTTGATGCCAGACTTTACAACCATGAACTCACAGCATGAACTTAAACTGCTTTCACGCTTTTTAAGTGAAATTAGAGATGCTAAGAAAAAAGATATACTCATTACTTTATCACTCCAGTCAAAAAAAAGACTTGGAGATATATTTTCACTTTTAGATGAGTTTTATATAAAACAAGAAGAGTTATCTCACCTAAAATTTAAAAAAGAAGAGTACCAACACTACGAAGCGATAGCTCTAGATGCTCTAGAAGGTTTACAAAATATTGTAAATAATTGTAGCGAGGCATCTGCGAGTTTGAAAAAAGCTGTTTTGGCTGAAGGTTTTGAAGAGTTAAAGGAAAAAACTTGGGTAGCAAAACCAACTTTAGAATACAGGGTTTTTAAAAAATGTTTTTCTCCTGAAATGGACATATATCTGAAAACAATTCAAGAAGCAGTTAAAAATCACACACAAGCAAAAGAGCAGAACTTTTTTTATGCTTTAAATGAGTTAGTTAGCATCTATACAAAAGCGAAAAAATCTTTGTATTGTGAAGATAGTGAACTAAGTTTTAATGATGTGACTGTTTTGGTGCATCATATTTTAAATCATGCTATTGATAGTGAGTTTTTATATTTTAGACTTGATGCAAAAATAGAGCATATTCTTTTAGATGAGTTTCAAGATACAAGTATTTTACAGTATGAAATTTTAAAACCTTTGATAGGTGAGATAGTATCTGGTAATGGGGCAAGTGAAGATGGAAGTTTCTTTTTTGTTGGAGATGTCAAACAGTCTATCTATCGTTTTCGTGGTGGAGTGAGTTCTTTGTTTGGCGAAGTTGTAAAAGAGTGTCGCACTGAAGTTGAGCCATTGCTTGTAAATTATCGTTCTCAAAAAGAGGTCATAAACTTTGTAAATGAAACCTTTAAAGACAAAATAAAAAACTATGCACCCCAAAGTGTACAAGCAGATGCAGATGCTGGTTATGTGGAAGTGCTTTGTAGTGAAGAGATTTTACAAGAGAGTTTAAAGCAAGTAAAGAACTTAATCTCTCTTGGAGCAGATATAAATGAAATCGCCATTCTTTGTGCTACAAATGGAGATGGTGAAAGTATAAAACAGCTTTTACAAGATGAAAAGATTGAGGTAGTAACGGAAACAACTACAAAACTGATAAATCAAAAAAGTGTAAAAGCAGTTTTAGAGTATTTTAAATATTTGTATTTTCAAAAAGATATATATAGACACAACTTTTTTGTCCTGATTGATGAAGAGATTCAGGAGTTAAAAAAGCTTGATTTTTCTAAAAATAAACTATTAGATATTGCAAAAAAAATCATACAAGAGTATAGACTTTTTAGTGATGATTTTCATTTGATTCGTTTTTTAGATGTTTTAGGCAAATACGAAGATATAGAAGCACTACTTTTTGAATACGAAAGGCTAGATGCTAGTGGTGCGGCATCTGATTTGAATGGTGTAAAAGTTTTAACTATTCACAAGTCAAAAGGTTTGGAGTATGAGCATGTTATAGTGATGGATAGATTAAAAAAAGTACCACCTGCAAGAAATAGTATTATTTATGAATATGACGGTATAAAACTACAAAATGTATATCTTCGCTCAAAAGGTAGAGATGCCATAGATACATCTTATGCACTTGTGCTTGAAAAAGAGAAGACTTTGGTAAAAGAGGACTCTTTAAATGCTCTGTATGTTGCCTTTACTAGAGCAAAAAGAAACCTTTTTCTTATTTCTAAAATGAAAAATTCTATTTTTGATATTTTAGAATTTAGTAGTTTTAGCAGTGGAAAACTATCTTTATCAAGTGTTAGTGATAGTGTAGATGCTAAAACAGTACAAAGGGTAGCATCTATGGAGTACAAAGAGTTGTATTACGGAACTCAAAGTGATATCTTAAAACTTCAAGACAATAGTGAAGAAGATTTAAAAGCCATAAACTTTGGTTTAGCACTTCACTATATGCTCGAAATGTTAGGTGATTTTACTCAAAAAAGCATAGCAGATGCTTCTCATATGATGATAAATAAATATGGCTTTTCGTTAGATGCAAACGAGATAAACGATATACAAAATAGAGTGTCAAATTTATTAGCATCTAGTGAGTTTTTATTTTTAGTATCTGGAGAGTGTTACAAAGAAAAAGCCATCAGGTATAAAAATAATCTTCGTTATATTGACCTTTTAGTTAAGAGTAAAGATGGAAGTTGGAATATTGTTGATTATAAAAGTTCTATGAATTTTAAAGAACATCATCTAAAACAAGTTAGGTATTATGTAAGAGCAGTTAAAGAGATAACAGGAGATGAAGTAGAAGGTTATATCTGTTATCTTATTGCAAATGAAGTAAAAATTATTAAGGTTTAA
- a CDS encoding type II toxin-antitoxin system PemK/MazF family toxin encodes MDKRFDEWNKIKKELITKDKNLVFKTREIFWVKVGQNVGYETDGKGIEFLRPVLILRKFSKDSFLGIPLTTSHKEDMFHYKFMLNTNSKINYAVLSQVKLFDARRIYVKLGKISVDDFEKLKVKLKELIFE; translated from the coding sequence ATGGATAAACGATTTGATGAGTGGAATAAAATAAAAAAAGAATTAATTACAAAAGATAAAAATTTAGTATTTAAAACTAGAGAAATTTTTTGGGTAAAAGTTGGTCAAAATGTTGGATATGAAACGGATGGTAAGGGTATAGAGTTTTTGCGTCCTGTTTTAATTTTAAGAAAATTTTCTAAAGATAGTTTTTTAGGAATACCACTTACTACATCACATAAAGAAGATATGTTTCATTATAAGTTTATGCTAAATACTAATAGTAAAATAAATTATGCAGTATTATCGCAGGTGAAGTTATTTGATGCAAGAAGAATATATGTAAAATTAGGGAAAATATCTGTTGATGATTTTGAAAAATTAAAGGTTAAACTAAAAGAATTGATTTTTGAATGA
- the dinD gene encoding DNA damage-inducible protein D, which yields MTCFLTKVLLNAMVLKVSRVDNMDNIEQIHHQSFEDIKQIDKDGNEFWYARALGKLLGYSDFRNFANVIEKAIEACKNSGQDISEHLVEVNEVVFGGSGVSNPYPSFALSRYACYLVVQNADPSKPTVAKGQTYFAIQTRRQELQDDEAFLQLKEDEKRLFLRNELKEHNKQLVDVAFKSGVETSLDFAIFQNHGYKGLYGGLDAKGIHQKKKLKKSHKILDYMGSTELAANLFRATQAEEKLKKDGIKDKYSANQIHHEVGKKVRQTIKELGGTMPEDLDVPQKSITKIEKEQKKIGK from the coding sequence ATGACATGCTTTTTAACAAAAGTGCTTTTAAATGCTATGGTACTAAAAGTATCAAGGGTAGATAATATGGATAATATAGAACAAATACATCATCAATCATTTGAAGATATAAAGCAAATAGATAAAGATGGAAATGAGTTTTGGTACGCTAGAGCTTTAGGTAAACTACTTGGATATAGTGATTTTAGAAACTTTGCAAATGTAATTGAAAAAGCAATAGAGGCTTGTAAAAATAGTGGTCAAGACATCTCAGAGCACCTCGTTGAAGTCAACGAGGTGGTTTTTGGTGGTTCTGGTGTATCTAACCCTTATCCATCTTTTGCATTATCAAGATATGCTTGTTACTTAGTAGTTCAAAATGCAGACCCTAGTAAACCAACAGTAGCCAAGGGACAAACTTATTTTGCAATACAAACAAGACGACAGGAACTACAAGATGATGAGGCTTTTTTACAGCTCAAAGAGGATGAAAAAAGACTTTTTTTAAGAAATGAACTCAAAGAGCATAATAAACAACTTGTTGATGTTGCATTTAAATCTGGAGTAGAAACAAGTTTGGATTTTGCGATATTCCAAAATCATGGATATAAAGGTTTGTATGGTGGACTTGATGCAAAAGGCATACATCAAAAGAAGAAACTTAAAAAATCTCATAAGATACTTGACTATATGGGGAGTACAGAGCTAGCCGCTAATCTATTTCGTGCTACACAAGCAGAAGAAAAACTAAAAAAAGATGGTATTAAAGATAAATATAGCGCAAACCAAATACATCATGAGGTAGGAAAAAAAGTAAGACAGACCATTAAAGAGTTAGGTGGAACAATGCCAGAAGATTTGGATGTTCCACAAAAAAGTATCACTAAGATAGAAAAAGAACAAAAAAAGATTGGAAAATAA
- a CDS encoding LysE family translocator, whose protein sequence is MILSFFEGFLLGLGAAVPLGPINILIMNEAIKKYKNGVMIGLGAMSADMTYLFLIVFGLISYFNHPEILKYLSIFGGLFLIYLALNIFKSKDNKIAKVSENIADKSSIKLYFKGFALTFINPYTIGFWLSVSGHAASKELSIYATLLGMISAILLWIIIMPYFVHRSKHKISQRVSYWISVVSSIILLGFGLFMLF, encoded by the coding sequence GTGATATTATCTTTTTTTGAAGGCTTTTTGTTGGGACTTGGGGCGGCTGTTCCTCTTGGACCTATAAATATACTCATTATGAATGAAGCAATTAAAAAATATAAAAATGGTGTTATGATAGGTCTTGGTGCGATGAGTGCTGATATGACTTATCTTTTTTTGATTGTTTTTGGTCTTATCTCTTATTTTAATCATCCAGAAATTTTAAAATACTTATCTATTTTTGGAGGTCTTTTTTTAATTTACTTAGCTTTGAATATATTTAAAAGTAAAGATAACAAGATTGCTAAGGTAAGTGAAAATATAGCAGATAAAAGTAGTATAAAGTTATACTTTAAAGGTTTTGCATTAACTTTTATAAATCCATATACAATAGGATTTTGGTTAAGTGTGTCAGGACATGCAGCTAGTAAAGAGTTAAGCATCTACGCAACACTTTTGGGAATGATAAGTGCAATTTTACTTTGGATAATTATAATGCCTTATTTTGTTCATAGGTCTAAGCATAAAATTTCTCAAAGAGTTTCGTATTGGATAAGTGTAGTATCTTCAATTATTTTACTAGGCTTTGGTCTATTTATGTTGTTTTAA
- a CDS encoding McrB family protein: protein MYKLNGKDIKYLNRLVLETVKQYIQDNEKITYSELKDIFKDDIQGSYGVLKNETDLENLKKYVIDIPKRFFMNEAEVIHLNNAEKIYVCKGWGDDYTDSNGNYKRGNKKAFIELIDNLNYDLIIDQKNKKDDSSIKVAIDKFINTLKINESNEPQVGLELHTPSRSKKYYVYTNNNKNIITKPIDGNKQFTQPIPVITRYIQTGKINKDNDSSYVIPIGNYIKENYLNTLDIVNSSKKDIVRNIILYGAPGVGKTHNYQNLISMIEDNKSQKEIFDTISHNEKIDLNNDVFQKIKEEKRVEFITFHQSYSYEDFIEGFRPSDDGIKLEDGIFKKLCEEAGHNKEQNFYIVIDEINRGNISKIFGELITLIEEDKRDVYEVTLSYSKQSFSVPSNLYIIATMNSTDKSIATIDIALRRRFTFLKMKPNLELVTYPEAKDMMQKLNEYISKNLNEDYQLGHSYFMKIQNNDDLEFVKEYKIKPLLEEYFYADEKSADEIMSEALSDG, encoded by the coding sequence ATGTATAAATTAAATGGTAAAGATATAAAGTATTTAAACAGATTGGTTTTAGAAACTGTAAAGCAATATATACAAGATAATGAAAAGATAACATACAGTGAACTCAAAGACATATTTAAAGATGATATACAAGGTTCTTATGGTGTTTTGAAAAATGAGACTGACTTAGAAAATTTAAAAAAATATGTAATAGATATTCCAAAACGATTCTTTATGAATGAGGCTGAAGTAATCCATTTAAATAATGCTGAAAAGATTTATGTTTGTAAAGGTTGGGGTGATGATTATACAGATAGTAATGGAAACTATAAAAGAGGAAATAAAAAAGCTTTTATAGAGCTAATTGATAATTTGAATTATGATTTAATAATAGACCAAAAGAATAAAAAAGATGATTCTTCTATAAAAGTTGCAATTGATAAATTTATTAACACTTTAAAGATAAATGAAAGCAATGAGCCTCAAGTTGGTTTAGAGTTACATACTCCAAGTAGAAGTAAAAAATATTATGTATATACGAATAATAATAAAAATATAATTACTAAACCTATAGATGGAAATAAACAATTTACTCAACCAATCCCAGTAATAACTAGATATATTCAAACTGGCAAAATAAATAAAGATAATGATAGTTCTTATGTTATTCCGATTGGTAATTATATTAAAGAAAATTATTTGAATACTCTAGATATAGTTAATAGTAGTAAAAAAGATATAGTTAGAAATATTATCCTATACGGTGCTCCCGGAGTTGGAAAAACTCACAATTATCAAAACTTAATATCTATGATAGAAGATAATAAAAGTCAAAAAGAAATATTTGATACTATCTCACATAATGAAAAAATAGATTTAAACAATGATGTTTTTCAAAAAATAAAAGAAGAAAAAAGAGTAGAGTTTATAACTTTTCATCAAAGCTATTCTTATGAAGATTTTATAGAAGGGTTTCGCCCTAGTGATGATGGTATAAAATTAGAAGATGGAATTTTTAAAAAACTTTGTGAAGAAGCAGGTCATAATAAAGAGCAGAACTTTTATATAGTCATAGACGAAATAAATAGAGGAAATATTTCTAAAATCTTTGGAGAACTAATCACTCTTATAGAAGAAGATAAAAGAGATGTTTATGAAGTAACTTTATCTTACTCTAAACAATCGTTTTCAGTACCTTCAAATCTTTACATCATTGCTACTATGAATTCCACAGATAAATCAATAGCAACAATAGACATAGCACTAAGAAGAAGATTTACATTTTTAAAAATGAAACCAAATTTAGAGTTAGTCACATATCCAGAGGCAAAAGATATGATGCAAAAACTAAATGAGTATATATCTAAAAACTTGAATGAAGATTATCAACTAGGGCATAGTTACTTTATGAAAATTCAAAATAATGATGATTTAGAGTTTGTCAAAGAGTATAAAATAAAACCTCTTTTAGAAGAGTATTTTTATGCTGATGAAAAAAGTGCTGATGAGATTATGTCTGAGGCTTTGAGTGATGGATAA
- a CDS encoding PD-(D/E)XK nuclease family protein translates to MNNTTIVLPSARAIRHEQLLNTKQTLFLPNHITMHEFISKLCIVKDFKIIDDDSRVLLLLEASDFNSFSNLKIERNFFTFTKNSSYIFKFFQELAHELYDINTLDTSDIYAEYEEHISILQELHKRYEHLCTKKKILDKIFLPKLYEFNKAYALGHKNIQLHVDGHLTNFEFELLEKCCEFSSVEIIFKTSKFNTKMQNKFLELGIELDAGYDYKISLNAKEIISKTKIHKNRNISCESFSEAILQVAYIKKRVYDFMQKGYEAQKIAVILPDEKFAYKLKIFDEKHNFNFAMGESFSKTNIYEKIDATCTLIEQISEENSARLLRVGDEIYKELFPHYHKKVHEVDVLSLLQGFLEFCQTTKEEKKIYKAEVYTLKNILLSMKDMSIKSLLSLFLQRLASRSLDDIRGGKITVMGVLETRSVSFDAVVIVDFSDANVPKRSDKDMFLNTQIREMANLPTMSDRENLQKHYYEMLINSSKEVCISYVESEQSSGSRFLKHLGIKSKNSFEKEYAKILFDKRKDKKQEDIEILREYSFKNVKLSATKLKTFLTCKRKYFYKYVEEIKAHDIPKDMPEEWEIGTAVHNALNTLYSKKPFYTDADALKIDLDKELDAVCGKSELDIYLIEMQKRKMIEFAHNEIKRFRDGYKVKYCEKNLTCNFAGMTLSGFVDRIDAKDNELFVLDYKTGNYPIYNAKNFTEATDFQLEFYYLLASTLGKVSFCGYYDLKDSKIVPEAFLEEKLEILKAIISDLLNIEEVNFEKCEDTNSCKFCEYKIMCGRE, encoded by the coding sequence ATGAATAACACCACAATAGTTTTACCTTCTGCTCGTGCGATTCGCCACGAGCAACTATTAAACACCAAACAAACACTTTTCCTTCCAAATCATATAACAATGCATGAGTTTATATCTAAGTTATGTATAGTTAAAGATTTTAAGATTATAGATGATGATAGTAGAGTTTTACTTTTGCTTGAAGCCTCTGACTTTAACTCTTTTTCAAATCTTAAAATAGAGCGAAACTTTTTTACATTTACTAAAAATTCATCATATATATTTAAATTTTTTCAAGAGTTAGCGCACGAACTCTATGACATAAATACTCTTGATACATCTGATATATATGCCGAATATGAAGAGCATATTAGCATACTTCAAGAACTACATAAAAGGTATGAGCATCTATGCACAAAGAAAAAAATACTAGATAAAATCTTTTTACCAAAACTTTATGAATTTAACAAAGCTTATGCATTAGGACATAAAAATATCCAACTTCATGTAGATGGGCATTTGACAAATTTTGAGTTTGAACTACTTGAGAAATGTTGTGAATTTAGTAGTGTTGAGATAATTTTTAAAACATCAAAGTTTAACACTAAGATGCAAAATAAATTTTTAGAACTAGGCATAGAGTTAGATGCTGGATATGATTATAAAATATCACTAAACGCAAAAGAGATAATCTCTAAAACAAAAATCCACAAAAATAGAAATATTAGTTGTGAGTCTTTTAGTGAGGCGATACTTCAAGTTGCGTACATAAAAAAGAGAGTTTATGACTTTATGCAAAAAGGTTACGAAGCACAAAAAATAGCTGTTATATTACCAGATGAAAAGTTTGCGTATAAACTAAAAATATTTGATGAAAAACATAACTTTAACTTTGCCATGGGAGAGTCTTTTTCAAAAACAAATATATATGAAAAGATAGATGCTACTTGCACTTTAATAGAGCAAATATCTGAGGAAAATAGTGCAAGACTTTTAAGGGTTGGCGATGAGATATATAAAGAGCTATTTCCACATTATCATAAAAAGGTGCATGAAGTAGATGTTCTTAGTTTACTGCAAGGTTTTTTAGAGTTTTGCCAAACTACAAAAGAAGAAAAAAAGATATATAAGGCAGAAGTTTATACTCTTAAAAACATACTTCTAAGTATGAAAGACATGAGTATCAAATCTTTGCTATCACTCTTTTTGCAACGCTTAGCATCTAGGAGTTTAGATGATATTCGTGGTGGAAAAATAACTGTTATGGGAGTTCTTGAAACTCGTTCAGTTTCTTTTGACGCTGTTGTTATAGTAGATTTTTCAGATGCCAATGTTCCAAAAAGAAGTGATAAAGATATGTTTTTAAACACTCAAATAAGAGAGATGGCGAATCTTCCTACTATGAGTGATAGAGAAAATCTTCAAAAACATTACTATGAGATGCTTATAAACTCTTCAAAAGAGGTTTGCATCTCTTATGTCGAGTCTGAGCAAAGTAGTGGCTCTCGGTTTTTAAAGCATCTAGGCATAAAATCTAAAAATAGTTTTGAAAAAGAGTATGCAAAGATACTGTTTGACAAAAGAAAAGATAAAAAGCAAGAAGATATAGAGATACTAAGAGAGTATAGTTTTAAAAATGTAAAACTATCCGCGACCAAACTAAAAACTTTTTTAACATGTAAACGAAAATATTTTTATAAGTATGTTGAGGAGATAAAAGCTCATGATATACCAAAAGATATGCCTGAGGAATGGGAGATAGGAACAGCTGTTCATAATGCTTTAAACACTCTGTATTCCAAAAAACCATTTTATACAGATGCGGATGCTTTAAAAATAGACTTGGATAAAGAACTAGATGCAGTATGTGGGAAAAGTGAGTTAGATATATACCTCATCGAGATGCAAAAAAGAAAGATGATAGAGTTTGCTCATAATGAGATAAAAAGATTTCGTGATGGATATAAAGTAAAATATTGTGAAAAAAATCTGACTTGTAATTTTGCAGGTATGACTCTTAGCGGATTTGTTGATAGGATAGACGCCAAAGATAATGAGTTGTTTGTTCTTGACTACAAAACAGGAAACTACCCAATATACAACGCTAAAAACTTCACAGAAGCAACAGACTTTCAGTTGGAGTTTTACTATCTTCTAGCATCTACTTTAGGTAAGGTTTCATTTTGTGGATATTATGACCTAAAAGATAGCAAGATAGTTCCAGAGGCATTTTTAGAAGAAAAACTAGAAATTTTAAAAGCGATTATAAGTGATTTGTTAAACATAGAAGAAGTAAACTTTGAAAAATGTGAAGATACTAATAGCTGTAAGTTTTGTGAGTATAAGATTATGTGTGGGAGAGAATAG
- a CDS encoding 5-methylcytosine restriction system specificity protein McrC, producing MQNIIYEYSEIKDDKLKKHIIDSPSLHKYFKPTWNKLKSKHYCGILNFEGEDYYLLPKICKKDAEANLDIFIYMLMKSYDIKLENEDMASCKNNSHNILEVFIQIFAKNLFKEFQRGVYKKYTTKQENLKKLRGKYLINENLKYNFTNEKIYCEYDEFSEDNKLNKFFLFAVKTLLRYTKNKKLLKECELILNEVEFRQFDITTLKINFDRLNIRFKDSYEFAILLLSKSIPLFAKDKKSFAFLFDMNNLFENFIGKIYEDIDASTKLQTQKDFGNLRLKPDIITSTMIIDTKYKKVKNRDDLNTADKYQMFTYGTNFEKQNTMLLYPQHLENVSEDLKLGIDDKMVGLKMRSIDLEFSGGYGEFLSEIGKRLEKINYV from the coding sequence GTGCAAAATATCATCTATGAATATAGTGAAATTAAAGATGATAAACTTAAAAAACATATAATAGATTCTCCATCTTTACACAAATATTTTAAACCAACTTGGAATAAATTAAAATCTAAACATTATTGTGGAATCTTAAATTTTGAAGGGGAAGATTATTATTTACTTCCAAAGATTTGTAAAAAAGATGCAGAGGCAAATTTAGATATTTTTATCTATATGTTGATGAAGTCTTATGACATAAAACTTGAAAATGAAGATATGGCATCTTGTAAAAACAACTCTCATAATATCTTAGAAGTTTTTATACAAATCTTTGCAAAAAATCTTTTTAAAGAGTTTCAAAGAGGTGTTTATAAAAAGTATACAACCAAACAAGAAAATCTAAAAAAACTTCGTGGAAAATACTTAATAAATGAAAATTTAAAATACAACTTTACAAATGAGAAAATTTATTGTGAATATGATGAATTTAGTGAAGATAATAAGCTAAATAAATTCTTTTTATTTGCCGTAAAAACTTTACTTAGATATACAAAAAATAAAAAACTTTTAAAAGAGTGTGAGCTTATACTCAATGAAGTTGAGTTTAGACAGTTTGATATAACTACCTTAAAAATCAACTTTGACAGACTAAACATAAGATTTAAAGATAGTTATGAGTTTGCGATACTACTTCTTAGTAAGTCTATTCCACTGTTTGCTAAAGATAAAAAAAGTTTTGCATTTTTGTTTGATATGAATAATCTTTTTGAAAACTTTATAGGTAAAATATATGAAGATATAGATGCTTCTACTAAACTACAAACTCAAAAAGATTTTGGAAATCTACGCTTAAAACCTGACATCATAACTTCAACCATGATAATAGATACAAAGTATAAAAAAGTTAAAAACAGAGATGATTTAAACACAGCTGATAAGTATCAAATGTTTACCTATGGAACCAATTTTGAAAAACAAAATACAATGCTTTTATACCCTCAGCATCTAGAGAATGTAAGTGAAGACTTAAAACTAGGAATAGATGATAAAATGGTGGGATTAAAGATGAGAAGTATTGATTTGGAATTTAGTGGTGGGTATGGTGAGTTTTTGAGTGAGATTGGAAAAAGATTGGAGAAAATAAATTATGTATAA